The proteins below come from a single Halictus rubicundus isolate RS-2024b chromosome 13, iyHalRubi1_principal, whole genome shotgun sequence genomic window:
- the Gabpi gene encoding zinc finger DHHC-type palmitoyltransferase GABPI: MTMWERLRNGWRSGAKQISVDAIIPIFVVPTLAVIAAQTVVWTVVIFVTTPLLVYYLHHNFLRFLLRTKFFFMWTITSVVMLMLIFEVAVVPLLEILPEENLVFIICVVGGMFCGYKSKLHADSAAQESTLTQGLELGEGSGELCVTCRRRAPPKAHHCRMCQTCILNREYHCKWLDCCIGSSNLRWYLGCLFFSAVAFVYGSNLTMTSVCHPFILIGTVLLPDDCSDVYHQLDIALCFISALYSLLVGTVVLFYLIYHIWLICLGTTSNERRLLEAGSQYDHGMLKIVSRLFCCKT; the protein is encoded by the exons ATGACCATGTGGGAGAGACTGAGGAACGGCTGGAGGTCCGGTGCCAAGCAAATATCCGTCGATGCCATAATACCTATCTTCGTGGTCCCGACGTTGGCGGTGATAGCCGCGCAAACGGTCGTTTGGACTGTCGTCATATTCGTGACCACCCCGTTACTAGTCTACTACCTGCATCACAATTTCCTGAGGTTTCTGCTGCGCAccaaattttttttcatgtggACAATCACCAGCGTGGTCATGCTAATGCTGATATTCGAGGTTGCCGTGGTCCCGTTATTAGAGATCCTGCCAGAGGAGAATTTAGTATTTATAATTTGTGTGGTAGGAGGCATGTTCTGCGGCTACAAAAGCAAACTGCACGCAGACTCCGCCGCTCAGGAGAGCACGTTGACTCAGGGATTGGAGCTGGGAGAAGGCAGCGGGGAGCTCTGCGTCACGTGTAGGAGAAGAGCACCGCCGAAAGCTCACCACTGTAGAATGTGCCAGACTTGCATTCTGAATAGGGAATATCATTGTAAATG GTTGGACTGTTGCATTGGCTCCAGCAACTTGAGATGGTATCTCGGATGCCTGTTCTTCTCGGCAGTGGCTTTTGTATACGGATCAAATTTAACCATGACCAGCGTTTGCCATCCGTTTATACTTATCGGTACTGTCCTTTTACCGGACGACTGCAGCGACGTGTATCACCAGTTGGA CATTGCCCTCTGCTTCATCTCGGCGCTGTACAGCCTGCTGGTTGGCACTGTGGTCCTATTCTATTTAATATACCACATCTGGCTGATATGCCTCGGTACAACATCGAACGAACGACGTCTCCTTGAAGCCGGGAGCCAATATGATCACGGGATGTTGAAGATCGTGTCCCGGTTGTTCTGTTGCAAGACTTAG
- the LOC143360546 gene encoding uncharacterized protein LOC143360546 has translation MTRPSQVTDLMDRMMKVDVFQPSKKLRMTRDQERTFLDPNLIMDARHRILREDLTVSPTKCSVFAEAKTLLAQEQETQLFLKKQQRFLERELRRFETEVLRSRPKFTGPYICKRSSIAPSDDEEFWGACKRTRRKRIAAEESMERSCSLEETTESDGCSSKHYGPETTERELSLVGNIKVMITDKPSSEIELHRRLGVLKKCFDVLRVNAEEEHRLREIRTKIQGSMIARLTRKYFVAWRTHVRRSKVLEKPEVSDERKIELFINAITERQRELMKSRKPRIREDAREVTGTVSRRKSVVSRTVVVESPAQSRLIAQKRIIEDQRAKLAEKNRIIEELKLKQAQKEIYKAGRETVDVAKETLTLCGKMTRRTLIQLMQQAGYRNESFTVPHKAPDPPKFLSRMEARAEARRERMRLAEESRRIRLEEQKRQEEAARAEEEQTKRRLQQEAAAEARRLRREQEQNRLREVERQKRLNNVADQFHRRYLLRRYLIDPLTSLVEQKKSNARKADDWYRRSLIGRMFVVWRTVTGTERETRIAIAESFYQRSLIASAFGEWKRMAKEVNSKHQVATDFCDMKMLDGYFASWRTVTSVLKAERKRKEELADGHWEQRLKATYFYTWRKYLAIAADIAETEKRKDELRQLVQTVIPDFDPRLRNVALED, from the exons ATGACGCGCCCTAGCCAAGTGACCGATCTGATGGACCGGATGATGAAGGTGGACGTTTTCCAGCCCTCGAAGAAGCTACGAATGACACGGGACCAGGAGAGAACGTTCCTCGATCCGAACTTGATCATGGATGCGAGACATCGGATACTCCGCGAAGATTTGACCGTCTCGCCCACGAAATGCTCGGTTTTCGCGGAGGCGAAGAC ATTGTTGGCGCAGGAACAGGAGACGCAGTTGTTCCTGAAGAAACAGCAACGGTTCCTGGAAAGGGAGCTGAGGAGGTTCGAGACGGAGGTGCTCAGGTCTCGGCCGAAGTTCACGGGCCCTTACATATGTAAGAGGAGCAGCATCGCGCCCTCCGACGACGAAGAGTTCTGGGGCGCTTGCAAGAGGACCAGGCGCAAG AGGATCGCTGCGGAGGAGAGCATGGAAAGGAGTTGCAGCCTGGAGGAGACGACGGAATCGGATGGCTGTTCGTCGAAGCATTACGGCCCGGAGACGACGGAGCGCGAGTTGTCGCTCGTCGGGAACATCAAGGTGATGATCACGGACAAGCCCAGCTCCGAGATCGAGCTTCACCGTCGTCTCGGGGTCCTGAAGAAGTGTTTCGACGTTCTGAGGGTGAACGCGGAGGAGGAACACCGGCTGCGGGAAATCAGGACGAAGATCCAAGGCAGCATGATCGCGAGGCTGACGAGGAAGTACTTCGTCGCGTGGAGAACGCACGTGAGAAGGTCGAAGGTGCTAGAGAAGCCGGAAGTCTCGGACGAGCGGAAGATCGAGCTGTTTATAAACGCTATCACGGAGCGTCAGAGGGAATTGATGAAGAGTCGGAAGCCGAGGATTAGAGAGGACGCGAGAGAGGTCACCGGCACGGTCTCGAGGAGGAAGAGCGTCGTTTCGAGGACCGTCGTGGTCGAGTCGCCGGCCCAGAGCCGGTTGATCGCTCAGAAACGGATCATAGAGGATCAGAGAGCCAAACTGGCGGAGAAGAACAGAATCATCGAGGAGCTGAAGCTGAAGCAGGCGCAGAAAGAGATCTACAAGGCCGGGAGAGAGACGGTCGACGTGGCTAAGGAGACGTTGACTCTCTGCGGAAAGATGACGAGGAGGACCCTGATCCAGCTGATGCAACAGGCTGGCTACAG AAACGAAAGTTTTACGGTGCCTCATAAAGCACCGGATCCGCCTAAGTTTTTGTCGAGGATGGAAGCTCGAGCGGAGGCCAGGCGGGAGAGGATGAGGCTGGCGGAAGAGTCCCGCAGGATAAGGCTCGAGGAGCAGAAGAGACAAGAAGAGGCGGCTCGAGCGGAGGAGGAGCAGACGAAGAGGCGATTGCAACAAGAG gccgcggccgaggcgagaAGGTTGCGACGAGAGCAGGAGCAGAACAGGCTCCGGGAGGTCGAGAGACAGAAGCGGTTGAACAATGTCGCGGACCAGTTTCATCGCAGATACCTGCTGCGGCGATACTTGATCGACCCGCTGACCAGCCTGGTCGAGCAGAAGAAGAGCAACGCGAGAAAGGCGGACGACTGGTACAGACGCAGCCTGATCGGCAGGATGTTCGTGGTTTGGAGAACGGTGACGGGGACCGAGCGCGAAACGAGGATCGCGATCGCCGAGTCCTTTTACCAGAGGAGCTTGATCGCGAGCGCTTTCGGGGAGTGGAAGCGGATGGCGAAGGAGGTCAACTCGAAACACCAAGTCGCCACAGACTTCTGCGACATGAAGATGTTGGACGGGTACTTCGCATCGTGGCGGACAGTGACTTCGGTACTGAAAGCAGAACGGAAACGCAAGGAGGAGTTAGCTGACGGTCATTGGGAGCAGAGGTTGAAAGCGACGTACTTCTACACGTGGAGGAAGTATCTCGCGATCGCCGCGGATATCGCGGAAACCGAGAAAAGGAAGGACGAGTTGAGGCAGCTGGTGCAAACGGTGATACCTGACTTCGATCCCAGACTGAGGAACGTAGCGTTAGAGGACTGA